From one Paenibacillus terrae HPL-003 genomic stretch:
- a CDS encoding NCS2 family permease, with amino-acid sequence MERFFKLKEHGTNIRTEIIAGITTFMTMAYILVVNNTFLGPTGAGMPSEAVFFATAVGAGLVTILMGLFVNVPIGMAPGMGLNAYFMTVVLSSNGMITWQAALGAVFISGIVFLILTVTRVRQMLLVAVPENLKTAITVGIGLFITIVGFKLCNLVMVSIVPGTDVGQPVPGHAFNLILGSLVHQKDALLALIGLLIIAALMVVRVKGALLIGIVATTLIGIPMGVTNLSSLTTGHWIPDFSNLAVGQLDLKAALHIGLFDIIFIFTFVELFDTFGTLVGTATRAGIMKDKKKGEKIIGKAMLVDAVGVSTGAVLGTSTITAFVESSAGVEEGGRTGLTAVTTGVLFLLALFIAPLALVVPSAATAPALIIVGVLMMSQVRNIDWDNFLLAFPAFLTIVLMPFTGGIANGISAGILSYVVLAIFSNLFTSNKVKVHWLMWVLAVIVVIRFAFMGSE; translated from the coding sequence ATGGAGCGTTTCTTTAAATTAAAGGAACATGGAACGAACATCCGCACAGAAATTATTGCGGGGATTACTACTTTTATGACCATGGCTTATATTTTGGTGGTCAACAATACCTTTTTGGGGCCGACTGGAGCAGGGATGCCCAGCGAAGCCGTCTTTTTTGCTACTGCGGTAGGTGCAGGACTGGTCACTATTCTAATGGGGCTGTTCGTTAATGTACCAATTGGAATGGCTCCGGGTATGGGCTTGAATGCTTATTTTATGACCGTAGTTTTGAGTTCGAACGGTATGATCACTTGGCAAGCGGCACTTGGCGCTGTATTTATATCCGGTATCGTCTTTCTGATTTTAACCGTGACACGAGTGAGACAGATGTTGCTTGTTGCGGTTCCTGAAAATCTAAAGACAGCTATTACAGTAGGTATCGGCTTGTTTATTACCATTGTCGGTTTTAAGTTGTGTAATCTGGTTATGGTAAGTATTGTTCCAGGGACGGATGTAGGTCAGCCGGTTCCGGGTCATGCTTTTAATCTGATTTTGGGTAGTCTGGTTCATCAAAAGGATGCGCTGCTGGCGCTGATCGGTTTGCTCATTATTGCAGCGCTGATGGTTGTTCGGGTCAAAGGTGCTTTGCTGATTGGTATCGTAGCTACCACATTGATTGGTATTCCGATGGGTGTAACGAATCTGAGTAGTTTGACAACAGGCCACTGGATTCCTGATTTTAGTAATTTGGCAGTGGGTCAGTTGGATTTGAAGGCTGCTTTGCACATTGGGCTGTTTGATATCATTTTCATTTTCACATTTGTAGAGTTGTTTGATACGTTTGGTACGCTGGTAGGTACGGCTACCCGTGCAGGTATAATGAAGGATAAGAAAAAAGGTGAGAAAATCATCGGTAAAGCTATGCTGGTGGATGCCGTTGGTGTAAGTACCGGCGCAGTATTGGGAACAAGCACAATTACAGCATTCGTAGAAAGCTCGGCAGGGGTAGAAGAAGGCGGACGTACGGGCCTGACTGCTGTAACGACAGGCGTTCTATTCCTGTTGGCTCTCTTTATCGCACCGTTGGCATTGGTTGTGCCGTCCGCGGCTACTGCTCCAGCGTTGATTATCGTTGGCGTGCTGATGATGAGTCAGGTTCGCAACATTGACTGGGATAACTTCCTGCTGGCGTTCCCGGCGTTCCTTACCATTGTTCTGATGCCTTTTACTGGCGGAATCGCCAATGGTATTTCTGCTGGCATTTTGTCTTACGTTGTTCTGGCTATATTCAGTAATCTGTTTACCAGCAACAAAGTTAAAGTTCACTGGCTTATGTGGGTGCTTGCTGTTATTGTAGTGATCCGCTTTGCCTTTATGGGTTCGGAATAG
- the purE gene encoding 5-(carboxyamino)imidazole ribonucleotide mutase — protein MSVQVAVIMGSTSDWDTMQHACAVLDELEIGYEKKVVSAHRTPDLMFRFAEEAAGRGLKVIIAGAGGAAHLPGMVAAKTSLPVIGVPVQSKALNGLDSLLSIVQMPGGIPVATVAIGKAGATNAGLLAAQILGAFDEKISQRVVARRDRIRDEVLEGSDSL, from the coding sequence ATGTCAGTGCAGGTCGCTGTTATTATGGGCAGCACATCAGACTGGGACACCATGCAACATGCATGTGCTGTGCTGGACGAGCTTGAAATCGGATATGAGAAAAAGGTAGTCTCAGCCCATCGTACACCGGATTTGATGTTCCGCTTTGCAGAGGAAGCCGCCGGGCGCGGATTAAAGGTCATTATTGCCGGAGCGGGCGGGGCTGCTCATCTGCCGGGAATGGTGGCTGCGAAGACATCCTTGCCAGTCATCGGTGTACCTGTCCAGTCGAAGGCACTGAATGGTTTGGACTCTCTGCTCTCGATTGTGCAGATGCCGGGTGGTATTCCCGTTGCCACTGTGGCAATCGGCAAGGCAGGTGCTACAAATGCAGGATTGCTGGCAGCACAAATATTAGGTGCTTTTGACGAAAAGATAAGCCAGCGGGTCGTAGCAAGACGCGACCGTATCCGTGATGAAGTGCTGGAAGGCAGTGATTCGCTATGA
- a CDS encoding universal stress protein, with amino-acid sequence MLFSKILLAYDGSDAANKALLKAAELTKASPSSKLEVITAFDFPRIFMGEGLAPIPASVNKEYYDLAEQTTDEAKKRLAEQGVDAKVELIQGSPAEVILDYANENGFDVIVIGSRGLGGIREFVLGSVSHNVVQHARIPVLVVK; translated from the coding sequence ATGCTATTTTCAAAAATATTGCTTGCTTATGACGGTTCGGATGCAGCCAACAAGGCCTTGCTGAAGGCAGCTGAATTAACCAAGGCATCACCGTCCTCAAAGCTGGAGGTTATAACGGCATTTGATTTCCCGCGAATTTTTATGGGTGAAGGCTTAGCTCCAATTCCGGCTTCGGTGAATAAAGAATATTACGATTTGGCGGAGCAGACTACGGATGAAGCTAAAAAGCGGCTTGCTGAGCAAGGCGTAGATGCCAAGGTGGAGCTGATCCAAGGTTCGCCAGCCGAAGTTATTTTGGATTACGCCAATGAAAATGGCTTTGATGTAATTGTGATCGGCAGCCGTGGCTTGGGTGGTATTCGTGAATTTGTATTGGGCAGCGTGAGCCACAATGTGGTTCAGCATGCGCGTATTCCTGTGCTGGTTGTTAAGTAA
- a CDS encoding type II asparaginase — protein sequence MTNMKKMTMIPLLAGFILGSTLWSGGFTNTAAAATSTTAPASVSTTAGKSEKPQTNHLPNIKILATGGTIAGSSAVNTDTTDYKAGALGIETLIKAVPEMKSIANVSGEQVVNVGSPDINNDILLKLAKRTNELLARDDVDGVVITHGTDTLEETAYFLDLVVKSDKPVVVVGSMRPATAISADGPFNLYNAVKVAGASGSKGQGVLVLLNDRIGAARYITKTNATTVDTFKSVEQGYLGAVVGDQVYYYNKSVRKHTTASVFDISNLTELPQVDILYEYQNNGRYLYDAAVAAGAKGIVVAGSGNGSLSKASTEGAEAAGKKGVIIARSTRVGSGVVSPSTKDAALNFVSTDSLNPQKARILLMLALTQTHDVNQIQSFFNEY from the coding sequence ATGACTAACATGAAAAAAATGACGATGATTCCCCTATTGGCCGGCTTTATTCTCGGAAGTACCTTATGGAGTGGTGGATTTACGAACACTGCGGCAGCAGCCACCAGCACGACTGCACCTGCTTCTGTCTCTACGACTGCAGGCAAATCTGAAAAACCTCAAACCAACCATTTACCCAATATTAAAATACTGGCCACGGGAGGAACCATCGCAGGATCATCTGCTGTCAATACCGATACAACAGACTACAAAGCAGGCGCACTGGGTATTGAAACCTTGATTAAGGCTGTTCCTGAGATGAAAAGTATTGCCAACGTCAGTGGTGAGCAGGTTGTTAACGTAGGCAGCCCCGACATTAATAACGACATCCTCTTAAAGCTTGCCAAACGCACCAATGAACTGCTTGCCAGAGATGACGTAGATGGAGTCGTAATTACGCACGGTACAGATACATTGGAAGAAACAGCCTATTTCCTGGATCTTGTGGTTAAAAGCGATAAGCCTGTAGTTGTCGTTGGCTCCATGCGTCCAGCTACAGCGATCAGCGCCGACGGCCCTTTTAACCTCTATAATGCTGTGAAAGTCGCCGGCGCCTCAGGCTCCAAAGGGCAAGGCGTACTCGTACTGCTGAATGATCGTATTGGTGCAGCAAGGTACATCACCAAGACAAACGCGACCACAGTGGATACGTTCAAGTCCGTGGAACAGGGGTATCTGGGAGCTGTTGTCGGAGATCAAGTGTACTACTATAATAAATCTGTACGTAAGCATACAACTGCTTCCGTATTCGACATCTCCAATCTGACCGAGCTTCCACAGGTAGATATTTTATACGAATATCAAAACAACGGTCGCTATCTGTATGATGCTGCTGTAGCGGCTGGTGCCAAAGGGATCGTTGTAGCAGGTTCCGGCAATGGTTCCCTGTCCAAAGCCTCTACAGAAGGTGCAGAGGCGGCAGGTAAAAAAGGAGTCATTATCGCCCGCTCCACGCGTGTAGGAAGTGGAGTCGTATCTCCATCGACGAAAGACGCGGCATTGAACTTTGTTTCCACCGATTCGCTCAATCCGCAAAAAGCACGGATTTTGCTCATGCTCGCTTTGACCCAAACGCATGATGTGAACCAAATCCAATCCTTCTTCAATGAATACTAA
- a CDS encoding DNA topoisomerase III encodes MKVLVLAEKPSVAREIARVMGSREKHKSYIEGPKYVVTWALGHLVGLAEPEDYDSKYTTWNLEDLPILPKSTKLKVLRESNHQFKAVQQLMKRQDIGELIVATDAAREGELLARWIIQMANWKKPFRRLWISSQTDKAIKEGFAKLLPGQQFDRLYESARCRAEADWMIGLNVTRALTCRYNAQLSAGRVQTPTLGMIMEREKEITQFRSQEYDTLTADFGDFQATWRAENGDSRMFDRTQAEALRRKLEGVKGTVDSVKKSEKNEPHPLAYDLTELQRDANQRYGFSAKQTSNVLQRLYEQHKLVTYPRTDSRYLTSDMVDTLKERLNSVAVGPYASLARPLLRKSLTISKRIVDDSKVTDHHAIIPTEQTLLLNQLSPEERKLYDLIARRFISLFYPPARYDAVAVAVTVEQETFQVKGTTIKDSGWRAVYDGSLYDTDEEAEEREDNGSGVILPELKKGDSVRIQRCLVRAGRTMPPKRYTEAALLAQMEKHGLGTPATRADLIEKLVSSDTIERQGNVMHPTGKGKQLIELAAPQLRTPELTARWEAELERIARGQGQPGPFLDSIRAMAKELVSTVKNSSAEYKPHNVTNSHCPDCGTKLLEKKGKQGKFLVCPSADCGYRRSGEKRLSNRRCPQCHKKMEMKEGKAGLYVRCLACGITETLDKDKQRVNKREQQKLVRQYEKQEPLGSSLGDLLKAAMDQKQGK; translated from the coding sequence ATGAAGGTATTAGTATTAGCAGAAAAGCCATCCGTAGCCAGAGAGATTGCACGTGTGATGGGAAGCCGTGAGAAGCATAAAAGCTATATAGAGGGGCCCAAGTATGTTGTGACGTGGGCGTTAGGACATTTGGTTGGACTGGCAGAGCCGGAGGATTATGATTCCAAGTATACAACCTGGAATTTGGAGGACCTGCCAATCCTCCCGAAGAGCACCAAACTGAAGGTACTGCGGGAAAGCAATCATCAGTTCAAGGCTGTGCAGCAGCTCATGAAGCGGCAGGACATTGGAGAACTTATTGTGGCAACGGATGCTGCTCGTGAAGGGGAGCTGTTGGCACGTTGGATTATACAAATGGCGAACTGGAAAAAGCCTTTCCGCCGCTTGTGGATTTCATCGCAGACGGACAAGGCGATCAAGGAAGGCTTCGCGAAGCTGTTGCCTGGGCAGCAGTTTGATCGTTTGTACGAATCGGCTCGTTGTCGGGCTGAAGCAGACTGGATGATTGGTTTGAATGTGACCCGTGCATTGACGTGTCGCTATAACGCTCAGCTTTCGGCGGGAAGGGTACAGACACCGACGCTGGGGATGATTATGGAACGTGAGAAGGAGATTACTCAGTTTCGTTCTCAGGAATATGATACATTGACGGCAGACTTTGGTGATTTTCAGGCGACTTGGCGTGCGGAAAATGGCGATTCACGCATGTTTGACCGTACTCAAGCAGAGGCTTTGCGCCGCAAATTGGAAGGCGTCAAAGGCACGGTTGACAGTGTCAAAAAAAGTGAAAAGAATGAGCCACACCCGTTGGCTTATGATTTAACTGAGCTGCAAAGGGATGCCAACCAGCGCTACGGCTTTTCGGCCAAGCAGACGTCTAATGTGCTTCAACGTCTGTATGAGCAGCATAAGCTGGTCACGTATCCACGTACAGACAGCCGTTATCTGACATCGGATATGGTGGATACTCTTAAGGAAAGGCTCAATAGTGTGGCTGTAGGTCCGTATGCTTCCTTGGCACGTCCGTTACTGCGCAAGAGCTTGACGATCTCGAAGCGAATTGTGGATGACAGTAAAGTGACGGATCATCATGCGATCATCCCTACAGAGCAGACATTATTGCTTAATCAGCTAAGCCCGGAGGAACGTAAGCTGTATGATCTGATTGCGCGGCGATTTATCAGTCTTTTCTATCCACCTGCTCGTTATGATGCTGTAGCAGTTGCGGTAACGGTAGAGCAGGAAACGTTTCAAGTCAAAGGCACGACGATAAAAGATAGTGGCTGGCGTGCTGTATATGACGGAAGTCTCTATGATACGGACGAAGAAGCAGAGGAACGTGAGGACAACGGAAGTGGTGTTATTTTACCTGAACTGAAAAAAGGGGATTCCGTCCGGATTCAGCGTTGCCTTGTGCGTGCTGGACGAACGATGCCTCCGAAGCGGTATACGGAAGCGGCACTGCTCGCTCAGATGGAGAAGCATGGTCTGGGTACTCCTGCTACTCGCGCAGATCTGATTGAGAAGCTTGTTAGCTCGGATACGATTGAACGTCAGGGAAATGTAATGCATCCAACGGGGAAAGGCAAACAATTGATTGAGCTGGCAGCTCCACAGCTAAGAACACCGGAGCTGACGGCACGCTGGGAAGCGGAGCTGGAACGAATCGCGCGTGGTCAAGGGCAACCGGGACCGTTCTTGGACTCCATTCGTGCGATGGCGAAAGAGCTGGTTTCCACTGTGAAAAATAGCAGTGCCGAATACAAGCCCCATAACGTGACGAACAGCCATTGCCCGGATTGTGGTACAAAGCTTTTGGAGAAGAAGGGCAAACAGGGCAAGTTCCTCGTATGTCCAAGTGCGGATTGCGGTTATCGCCGTTCGGGAGAAAAACGTTTGTCGAATCGTCGTTGTCCGCAGTGCCATAAAAAAATGGAAATGAAAGAGGGCAAGGCGGGGCTGTATGTAAGATGCTTGGCCTGCGGCATTACCGAGACGCTGGATAAGGACAAGCAGCGGGTAAACAAACGTGAACAGCAGAAGCTGGTAAGACAATATGAAAAGCAGGAGCCTCTTGGCTCCAGTCTGGGTGATCTGCTAAAAGCAGCTATGGATCAAAAGCAAGGTAAATAA
- a CDS encoding DUF1294 domain-containing protein — MQTGLFVWLLFINAVGYLVMSEDKKRARKHRDRVPERTLFLLALIGGALGVLIAMYRKRHKTRHMSFRLGIPALLFINALLYGYFLR; from the coding sequence TTGCAGACAGGCTTGTTCGTATGGCTGCTGTTTATCAATGCAGTAGGCTATCTGGTAATGTCGGAGGATAAAAAAAGAGCGCGCAAGCATCGTGATCGGGTGCCCGAACGGACGCTGTTTTTGCTGGCCCTGATCGGAGGAGCATTGGGTGTGCTGATTGCGATGTACCGCAAACGCCATAAAACACGGCATATGAGCTTCAGACTCGGCATTCCTGCGTTGCTGTTCATTAACGCATTGCTATATGGATATTTTTTGCGGTAA
- a CDS encoding Gfo/Idh/MocA family protein produces MVKKKIRTGVVGGSMNNKWASQTHIPALLKHPNLDITAIGTSRMESARESAGEVGAALAFDDAKKLAASEAVDMVVVSVKVPHHYGAVMAAIQEGKHIFCEWPLGANIAEATEMATAAEQAGIHHTVGLQARQDLEVQTMKKLVEDGEIGEIVSCHMQVTTRGKGGRTDQDTAYLLNKANGANLLTITGGHALDALQYIVGEFRELSAITASRYNQATIQETGEVIPKDTADQILIHGLSEKGTPISVHIQDGVNSKFEIEIQGKKGALRLTQKPSLGHVQFGNLTLEKLVYDSGSNKGYAPSDAFDAFEQINIAPEPDSGLDFPKEGVTLNVAKAHHVFAKDILTDTRFAPDFNHALKLHQLLDRIEESAATGKKLVW; encoded by the coding sequence ATGGTCAAAAAGAAGATCCGTACAGGTGTTGTCGGAGGTTCAATGAATAACAAATGGGCGAGTCAGACGCATATTCCGGCTTTACTCAAGCATCCGAACCTGGATATCACAGCCATCGGTACTTCCCGTATGGAGAGTGCACGGGAAAGCGCAGGAGAAGTAGGGGCGGCACTGGCTTTTGATGATGCCAAAAAGCTTGCAGCTTCCGAGGCTGTGGACATGGTGGTAGTAAGTGTAAAAGTCCCTCATCATTACGGGGCGGTTATGGCGGCAATTCAAGAGGGGAAGCACATTTTTTGTGAATGGCCCTTGGGGGCAAACATTGCGGAAGCCACTGAAATGGCTACGGCAGCAGAACAGGCGGGCATTCATCATACCGTCGGCTTGCAGGCTCGGCAGGATTTAGAAGTGCAAACAATGAAAAAGCTGGTGGAGGACGGAGAGATTGGTGAAATTGTGTCCTGTCATATGCAAGTAACTACTCGCGGCAAGGGAGGACGGACAGATCAGGATACGGCCTATTTGCTGAATAAAGCCAATGGCGCCAATTTGCTGACGATTACCGGTGGGCATGCGCTGGACGCACTGCAATACATCGTTGGTGAATTTCGTGAGCTATCGGCTATCACGGCATCCCGTTACAACCAAGCAACTATTCAGGAAACGGGTGAAGTCATTCCCAAGGATACAGCCGATCAGATTTTGATTCACGGATTGTCGGAAAAGGGAACACCGATATCAGTTCACATTCAGGATGGCGTAAACTCTAAATTTGAGATAGAAATTCAGGGAAAAAAAGGAGCTTTGCGTTTGACACAAAAGCCTTCGCTTGGGCATGTTCAATTTGGCAATCTTACGCTCGAAAAACTTGTGTATGATTCAGGCAGTAATAAGGGTTATGCGCCTAGTGACGCTTTTGATGCTTTTGAACAAATTAATATAGCTCCTGAGCCTGATAGCGGCCTGGATTTCCCAAAAGAAGGGGTAACCCTGAATGTAGCGAAGGCTCATCATGTATTTGCCAAGGACATTTTGACGGATACCCGCTTCGCTCCTGATTTTAATCATGCCTTAAAGCTGCATCAGCTACTGGACCGCATTGAGGAATCGGCAGCAACCGGCAAAAAGCTCGTGTGGTAA
- a CDS encoding SGNH/GDSL hydrolase family protein, with amino-acid sequence MTTYQHKYQGSHAVFLGDSITFGYELRDGEKPYPHLVSDALEFQTFENHGISGSSVASGGFEPMCERYEKMNPHADVIFFMGGRNDFSMGETPFGHLGTASTETRTFYGALKHIAEGLINRYPDKLIIFLTPPHGSSEAVPEHLPNAVTGQVYSAYAQAVRDVASLYSFPCCDLWNIAGIQPLLPIHRQMYFTGENGIPDGLHPNQAGHERLAARIIGFMNTL; translated from the coding sequence ATGACAACTTATCAACACAAATACCAAGGCAGCCATGCCGTATTTCTGGGCGATAGCATTACGTTTGGATATGAATTACGTGATGGAGAAAAGCCCTACCCCCACCTCGTCAGCGACGCACTGGAATTCCAAACCTTTGAGAACCACGGTATATCCGGTAGCAGTGTAGCCAGCGGTGGCTTTGAACCCATGTGTGAGCGTTATGAGAAAATGAATCCCCACGCGGACGTGATCTTTTTTATGGGGGGAAGAAATGATTTTTCGATGGGAGAAACGCCGTTCGGTCACTTAGGCACAGCGTCGACAGAAACACGAACATTTTATGGTGCGCTTAAGCACATAGCCGAGGGTTTAATTAACCGTTACCCGGACAAGCTGATCATTTTTCTGACACCGCCCCACGGATCAAGTGAAGCGGTTCCCGAACATTTGCCCAATGCAGTCACGGGACAAGTGTATAGCGCGTATGCGCAGGCCGTGAGAGATGTGGCTTCGCTGTATTCTTTTCCGTGCTGCGATCTGTGGAATATCGCCGGGATTCAACCGTTGCTGCCTATACATAGACAGATGTATTTTACCGGGGAAAACGGTATTCCTGACGGTCTGCATCCAAATCAGGCAGGTCATGAGCGGCTGGCAGCTCGTATTATTGGATTCATGAACACGCTATAA
- a CDS encoding DUF4023 family protein — protein sequence MESTHEYVEKLRENAKKAEHNRKRGKGTPSASLPTKQHTKNP from the coding sequence ATGGAAAGCACCCATGAATACGTTGAAAAACTGCGAGAAAATGCAAAAAAGGCAGAGCACAACCGTAAACGAGGAAAAGGAACTCCCAGTGCCAGCTTGCCAACCAAACAGCATACCAAAAATCCCTGA
- a CDS encoding ketoacyl-ACP synthase III — MLNSKAKLTALGTYVPERILTNADLEKLVDTSDEWIVQRTGMRERRIAAEDQYVSDLCIQAVTRMVNLYDVNINEVDMIIVATSTPDYYFPSTASRIQAHFNIPDTGSMDVSAACAGFTYGLHLANGLITGGLHRKVLVVGAETLSKITDYTDRTTCVLFGDGAGAALVEYDEDEGSFLTADIGTYGQGGVHLYRAGLSNYLDEEKLQTNGFLVQNGREVYKWAVRSVPAGVERLLEQAGMKNEDLDWFVPHSANLRMIESICERGAIPLEKTLTSVEFCGNTSAASIPLALQCGLDDGRLRYGQRVMLYGFGGGLTYAGLLLKWSVPDL; from the coding sequence TTGTTGAATTCTAAAGCAAAGCTTACGGCCCTGGGTACTTATGTACCTGAACGGATTTTGACAAATGCTGACTTGGAGAAGCTTGTGGATACTAGTGACGAGTGGATTGTGCAACGAACGGGTATGCGTGAACGGCGAATTGCGGCTGAAGATCAATATGTATCTGATCTATGCATTCAAGCCGTTACACGTATGGTTAACCTCTATGACGTAAATATAAACGAAGTTGATATGATCATTGTAGCAACAAGTACACCTGATTACTACTTTCCAAGTACGGCTTCACGGATTCAGGCACATTTTAATATTCCAGATACGGGATCAATGGATGTAAGTGCAGCATGTGCAGGGTTCACCTATGGACTTCACCTGGCTAATGGCCTTATTACGGGTGGTCTACACCGTAAGGTGTTAGTGGTGGGAGCGGAAACGTTGTCTAAAATTACAGATTATACGGACCGAACGACTTGTGTACTTTTTGGAGACGGTGCAGGGGCTGCTCTTGTTGAATATGACGAGGATGAAGGATCATTTTTGACTGCAGATATCGGAACTTATGGGCAAGGGGGAGTTCATCTCTATCGGGCAGGTTTATCTAATTATTTGGATGAAGAAAAGCTGCAAACTAATGGATTTCTTGTTCAAAATGGACGTGAGGTTTATAAATGGGCTGTTCGTTCTGTCCCAGCGGGAGTAGAACGGTTATTGGAGCAGGCTGGAATGAAGAATGAGGACCTTGATTGGTTTGTACCGCATAGCGCCAATTTGAGAATGATCGAATCCATATGTGAACGAGGGGCAATACCTTTGGAAAAGACGCTGACAAGTGTAGAGTTTTGTGGCAATACATCGGCGGCATCTATTCCTTTGGCTTTACAGTGCGGTCTGGATGATGGACGTTTACGGTATGGGCAGCGGGTAATGTTATATGGGTTCGGAGGGGGACTGACTTACGCAGGTCTGCTGTTAAAATGGAGCGTGCCTGATTTGTAA
- a CDS encoding LysR family transcriptional regulator produces MDIENMQAFVSVAELRSLTEAAQKLNHLQSNMTAKIKKLEAHYKTALFYRKPRGMELTPAGEILYAQFKQILLLWQDTEMKMRPQEEKLRIGTMQSIVVGEVTRALTMIYELYPQVSVTLKTGTTTEIELLILEGELDIAFVIGYSTSPYIHYQKCYREDLVLVGKGIHEGSDLEQVLQGATIIMLSYGCLYLTQLEKMYQVMQLTHGEVVEVGVFDTMVQFVLMGMGITLMSKKLARQFNVKSYLSVPPTFGYMDTYLITRPNHEMTAIEHKFIEINNTI; encoded by the coding sequence GTGGATATTGAGAACATGCAGGCATTTGTTTCAGTAGCTGAATTGAGGAGCCTTACGGAAGCAGCCCAAAAGCTGAATCACCTGCAATCGAATATGACGGCCAAAATAAAGAAGCTGGAGGCCCACTATAAAACAGCGTTATTTTACCGAAAACCCCGTGGTATGGAGCTGACCCCCGCAGGAGAAATCCTATATGCTCAGTTCAAACAAATTTTGCTGCTGTGGCAAGACACAGAGATGAAAATGAGACCTCAAGAGGAAAAGCTGCGCATTGGCACGATGCAGTCCATTGTGGTAGGCGAAGTAACGAGGGCGCTCACGATGATATACGAACTGTACCCACAGGTTTCTGTGACTTTAAAAACGGGCACTACCACGGAAATAGAACTGTTGATCCTCGAAGGTGAACTTGATATTGCCTTCGTCATAGGTTATTCCACCAGCCCGTATATTCATTATCAAAAATGTTATCGTGAAGATCTGGTACTGGTGGGGAAGGGCATCCATGAAGGCTCAGACCTCGAACAGGTACTGCAAGGGGCCACTATTATCATGCTATCGTATGGCTGCCTGTATCTTACGCAATTGGAGAAGATGTATCAGGTCATGCAATTGACTCATGGCGAGGTTGTGGAGGTAGGGGTGTTTGATACGATGGTGCAGTTTGTTTTGATGGGAATGGGAATCACCTTGATGTCCAAGAAGCTGGCGCGGCAATTTAATGTAAAATCCTATTTGTCGGTTCCCCCAACCTTCGGCTACATGGATACGTATTTAATAACCCGGCCAAATCATGAAATGACAGCGATTGAACATAAATTTATCGAAATCAATAATACGATCTAA
- a CDS encoding MarR family winged helix-turn-helix transcriptional regulator yields the protein MNTAFEAQLKTSFTKVEILYHIHHRQELSQLELQHLLVLDGAAVTRHLKRLEEEGLIIRGKKEQDKRVTYIRLTESGIRELQVLSEQRQAFQDKLLREFADEEIVSLTNVLQRMSTNVKNM from the coding sequence ATGAATACTGCTTTTGAAGCGCAATTGAAAACAAGCTTTACCAAGGTGGAAATTTTATATCATATTCATCATCGACAGGAATTAAGTCAGCTGGAGCTTCAACATTTACTGGTTTTGGACGGAGCAGCGGTTACCCGACATCTGAAAAGGTTGGAGGAGGAAGGTCTGATTATCCGAGGCAAAAAAGAGCAGGATAAGCGTGTAACCTATATTCGTCTAACAGAATCAGGGATTCGAGAGCTGCAAGTTTTGTCAGAGCAAAGACAAGCCTTTCAGGACAAGCTGCTACGTGAGTTTGCTGATGAGGAGATTGTTTCTTTGACAAATGTATTACAGCGTATGTCTACCAATGTGAAGAATATGTAA